gatgaagtaaaatgctaaccaaccaatgggaagaagttgagcccttaagacacagcccctcctcatttgcataatgaggcagaaatgcatacagaaatgtaaaaaggacaggcagaaatgtaaaaacaacaggcagaaataaatagcatcacagaaatatatagggtaaaaaaatacaaaggaagaataaaacagacaaaaatattataacatgcacataaataaatacttaaaaaaataagtaattaataaataaagttaatgattataacggacaataaataaataaggtaattattacaaaggcaaataaataaagaagctaaaagatatatatacatttatgtctcactgtataatttaatttctacctacatttattaatttggtggcaattaattgtatgcttatttatttattgagcatttatttatttatgtatttatttttagatatggaagacttggtcctccatagttGTTGACCCACTCAGCTCCATTGATTATCCCTGTTTACTCACTGCATGCATGTGCAATATTATATTTCTGTTAACATGGTCTTGTTATGACAAATCTACGCAAAATCGCatcatttactaacaaatagaacaaaaacaaagtttaaaacacaaaaataaaatataataggcCAACATTATTTTCattggaaaacctttgtatgcaaccagagtgagctactggcatAGAGGTTCGTTAAGTCACAGTAAGTGACTAAGCCCCTTCAAaatgaaggacatttttttgtttaattcaaatgttttttgattGTTAAAATTGTTTGCAAGCAGtcgtaaatgtttttgtttatttcactgTTCCCAGTACATCAGATTTTGGTGGTTAAAGAAGAAGTTCCCCATGATTGGAGCTCCTGTTTGGACCAGCAGGACGCCGAACCCCTTCACATaaaggaagaagaggaagaacagTGGATCAGTCAGGAAGAAGAGCAGTTTGCTGTGAAAAGTGAGGAAGAAGAGAAACCTCGGTCATCAGATCTTAACCAAATTAAAACTGAATCCGACAGAGAGACTGATGCGCTAACCAGCGGCTCTGCTGGACAGATCAAAATGGATCCTGATGGAGAGGACTGTGGAGGACCAGAACCAAACGATAACTCAGATCCTTCATGTTCTTCTCAAGAAAGTGACATAATAGTTTACAAAACATCTAAACTTCATTCCAAACTCACATCTCAGGTAGCAGCGCATGTTGGAGAGAAGCCATTTGGATGCAATAGTTGTGGAAAAAGGTTCAAATTTGAGACCTCCGTTGAAGTACACATGTTGACACATAATGGAAAGAGAGAACATAGCTGTGACCTTTGCggtaaagtgtttaaaaaaaagagttctcTTCAAACACACATAAGAGTCCACACTGGAGAGAGACCATTTGCCTGTGATGATTGTGGTAGAAGGTTTCATAGAAAGGCGATTCTCAAAAGTCATTTGGAGGTCCATTCAGGTGAGAAGTCTTTTTCTTGTGATGTGTGTGGTTcaggatttaaaagaaaagaaacacttAAAAAACACATGTGGACCCACTCCACAGAAAAGCCATTTGTTTGTAGTGTTTGCAGTAAAGGATTTTCTCGACAAAATCATCTCAAAAGTCACATGTGtgttcacacaggagagaaaccgtTCATTTGTAGTGTTTGTAGTACAGGATTTGCTTTACAGCAGAGCCTAAAGACTCACATGCTTGTTCACACTGGAGAGAAACCgtttatttgcagtttttgtagCAAAGCATTTTCTCTACCGAGTCATTTAAAAAGTCACATGCGTGTTCACACAGGGGAGAAGCCGTTTATTTGTACTGTTTGCGGTAAAGGATTTTCACTGCAAGAGAATCTGAAGAGACACATGCGcgttcacacaggagagaaaccgtttatttgtagtttttgtAGCAAAGGATTTTCACAACAAAATCATCTAGAGAGTCACATGCGTGTTCACACAGGGGATAAACCGTTTGTTTGTGCTGTATGCAGTCAAGGATTTTCGCGACAATCGTATCTGAAAAATCACATGGATGTTCACACAATTAGTTAAACAATTACAAATCAAATGCAATTGAAGACTTTATCTCATTACTATGCACCTATTCATGTTTAGTATGGTTTGGACCTAAGAATAAGCTTTAGACACTAATTAAAGAATTAGTGCAGTGGTTTTATAAGAAAAATTAATCAGTTTATGATAGGAGCATGGAAGTAGCTCAGATCTTGGCTAAAGGCAAAGTTATACTCGCCCACTGGGTTTTCGCCCAGGTCTGTGTGGACGGCACGCATGCCCATAGAAGTGCTGTAGCAATTTATACTTGACACGGACTTAGGTGTAGTATTCTCCAAAGACACGGGGCAATACTTATCATAACCAGAAATGGCTTTCtgctaaaaagcaaaacagcatACTGCCGTCACGATACCAGGTTACTTTTCCGAGACACAGCAGGTGGGATTAAGGCGGTTTTGATGCCGTTGTCTGGACTCGCATAGGTTAGTGCagacctagtggttagagtagAGCGCTTCCGTCGAGAGAAGTCTGTAAGTTCCCCGGTTCGAATCCCACatactgccactctgggtccttgagcaagaatCCTTGGCCCCACAATGCTCCCCGGGTACAGAAAAGcgacagcccactgctccctaaggggtgggttaaatgcagaagaaggATTTCAGTGTAATGTacaaagttgcaatgacaaagatgaTTATTAGGTAAGGTAGTGTGTGAACAAGCTGCCATGGAGAGACATGGTTGCCCTGTTATAATAGGATTTAGTGACTGAAAAAAACCGTCACCCATGTAACACTAGTATcgtaaggctttttttttttctgctaatgCGCTCCATGTAACTCACTGTTCTGTCAAAATAATCAGTATCTTGGTATAAtcaattctaaaaaaaatctgaataaaaatggaCATAAACTGACCCATTCAAAGTTGGCCAATTTGTTGCACTTCTTCTGAGCTCGGCGCTGTAGTTACATTCAGCcttcctgcagctgctcctCGCAATGATCTGTTTCTGAAAGTTTAAACTCTGATAATatgttgtgtattttattttattaaaggggccatgacaacacattttaatttttctaaggttttggggggtataatatgatctgttatGAACTGATGAGGCCATGTAAATGTCAAAACTGAATACCAAAGGAACTGCTCAGGGAtggtcagctttgttgctttgcttaAAAAcgatcagatcagaaaacaggttgtctttctacgtaGGTAGTCTTTCTACAGAATTCATACTCCagtcagagcacaccatcaaagCAAACGGttttcccccctcccctctccttcTCCCATCCCTCTGTGCTGATGCATTGTCTGTAAGTCATgctagcatgtctgactgctccacttTAGAGGAGGAAGGCGGAGGAGTGAGCAGACCGCAGCCCCAGATTAGCCTCCTTGTATCGGCTCGAAATGGAGGCAGTCACCTCAGAAGCCACGTAGCACAAATATCCCATATTCAAtctcaaactaacttcacagctgttactaaaaaggggagctgatatGTCTGAAAGTGTCCTAAAATGCATAAAGTTTCCGCTCACTCCCAAAAGACTAGAAAATCACAGAGCCGTTTCTAAAGTTCATTTATggggaaattattttacctttaaAGGACATTAAAACtcttattattgttatttttattattattgtactTTCTACGAGTGCTGAATTGTCCCGTACTAATTGGTTTTGCCTTAATTAAGAAAATTGGTTCCTCATATTGTAATTATCATATATATCATATAATTTGCCCTTAACCATAACTCTTTAAAAGTTTatcaagaaaaagaaacaagtaaGCAAACTGTGATTGTAAACAATAGACATTGCATCTGTTTTAATATTGCCCTTAGTTGAATTAACTGATATTAAGATGTAAGGAATATATACCAGATAATTCCTTCATAAACCAGGTAAGAGGCACCACACTCACAAAACCAGAAGTCAGTGGCAATAAATGATATCTAAAGATACGTGTCGATGGTTGGTCTTTAGTTTCCTCTGGTATCTAAGAATGGATGAGCTAACTTTCATGCCAAAGAGATCAATGCTGACATTCTTCTGTAATGCTTCCTAAAGTTTGCTGAGCCTGTTAGTGGATTTTATTGTAATATTGTACTTTCTTTTTCCGAATATTTTACTAAAGTGGGAACAAAGATTGGATCATAAAAATGAAGTTGGGGGAAATAGGGGATACCAAAGAGTTTTTGTAAAGGAAAgtttatgtaaagaaaaattgtgaaggaaaaaatctaaactatCATAAGATCGCCCAAACAGGATCAGACCCCCAAAGCGCTCATGTTTTTACAGTAATGTTTACATATGCTTAACATTAAACAGCTGAGTGGGAATACAGCGATGTGGTTGTCTTTTATTACAGTAGGTCTTCATGACGATGGAGAACATGCAGTTCAACTAAAATGGCATTTGGTTCCAACGGTTCCGATCAGTTGCAGAAGCACTAAAATTTTGTAATGAAGATTTTAGCgacaaatttaaatttttattcatTGACAAGTTTATTTAGTGTTCAAAGAAGACCTGTAGGTTCAAGCATTACATAATGCTTTGCT
Above is a genomic segment from Fundulus heteroclitus isolate FHET01 chromosome 10, MU-UCD_Fhet_4.1, whole genome shotgun sequence containing:
- the LOC110366534 gene encoding zinc finger protein 664: MSEMMKVEAEEPVGLSLVSSIPAASSSDLGEKQDSKDLIHQILVVKEEVPHDWSSCLDQQDAEPLHIKEEEEEQWISQEEEQFAVKSEEEEKPRSSDLNQIKTESDRETDALTSGSAGQIKMDPDGEDCGGPEPNDNSDPSCSSQESDIIVYKTSKLHSKLTSQVAAHVGEKPFGCNSCGKRFKFETSVEVHMLTHNGKREHSCDLCGKVFKKKSSLQTHIRVHTGERPFACDDCGRRFHRKAILKSHLEVHSGEKSFSCDVCGSGFKRKETLKKHMWTHSTEKPFVCSVCSKGFSRQNHLKSHMCVHTGEKPFICSVCSTGFALQQSLKTHMLVHTGEKPFICSFCSKAFSLPSHLKSHMRVHTGEKPFICTVCGKGFSLQENLKRHMRVHTGEKPFICSFCSKGFSQQNHLESHMRVHTGDKPFVCAVCSQGFSRQSYLKNHMDVHTIS